TCTGAAATGGTGGAGACCTATAGCGCCTCGCTCGATGTCGCTTATGATACCCCCATCACGTTGTCGGATGGTAGTAAACGGAACTCCGGCGATGCTCGCTTCCCGGCCGAGGACCTGGCCTACACCATCACGTCGCCGTTCAGGGCTACGGGTGGCGCGGTAGTGGTGTTGGGCAAGTACGGCTTTTTAAGTGCTGATGCAGAGTACGTAAATTATGGTAAGGCACGCCTGGGCTACAACAAAAACTCTAACGTCCTTTCACCCGCCGACTTAAGTCCAGCCAACGACGCCATTCAGAGCCAATACCAGTCTGCCGTGAACCTGCGTGTAGGCGGCGAAGCGCGCTTTGATATTTTCCGGGCGCGGGCGGGCTTTGCACACTACGGCGACCCATACAAGAACAGCAGCCGCCTCGACCGAAGCCAGAATTTCTACAGCGCTGGCCTGGGCCTGCGGCAGCAGAACTTTTTTCTGGATGTAGCCGGAGTGTACTCCTCATCAGAACAGGCCTATACTCCCTATACGCTGGCTAATCCGCAGAAAACGCCAGTGGTAGATGTGACCGATAAGCGCTTCTCCACTACGCTCACGGCCGGTTTCCTGTTCTAAGCCAGAAATAACTCAAAACACCTCGCGGCCGCCCGGCAGACAAGCTTTCCTGAATAGGAATAGCGAGGTCTATCGGGCGGCCGCGAGGTGTTTTCCTGGAGGCGCATTAGAGTAGGCATAGGCCAGTTATGGCAAGCCGATACGGCTACTTTGCTATGCGTACTTGCAGCACCAGCGTAGGCACACCCGTTGTGGTGATATCCTGCACCAAAATGGCGCCGCTTTTGCCTTCCGGCGTACGGAACGCAATTACTTGGTTTTTCGTGACCCGGCCCGTGTAGGTAGAATCCGAGGGGAAGACAGTACCCGCATTGAAGGCCGAAACAAGCTGCTCGGTGGTAGTGAAGGTAGCAAAGGTGGCATCGGTGAGGGTGGTGCTACGGATGCGGGTAATGCGCTTGGTAGGCCAGGCTTTTAGATCAACAACGCGCTGGTTGCTCGGAGTGGCTAGCCCTGGGCCGGTGGCTGCGTCCGGAATGTACAGCAGGTCAATGAGTTGTTGTGCCTCCACATTCCGGCGCACCGTGAATTTGGGTAGCGCCAGCCCCGACCGAAGAGCCAGGAAGCTGCGGCGCATCTGCGAGTTGGCCAGCGGAGCCTGTAGGCCTATCGTGTAGCTGTGGTATGTGATGAGCGAATCGGTGCGGCCCAGGCGAAGCTGAAAGCTGCGGCTGCCGGTGCGGTTTTCATTGTCCCGAAACTCATATTTCCACACCTCTGTGCCGGCCGTAGTGCGGGCTGGCTGCACGCTTTGGAAGGCGAATTCCTTCGTGAGAGCCGGCGTGGTGGGGAGCAGAGTATCAAGATAGATAAGCTCCAGTGTAGGCTGCTTTCCTTCCTCGTAGCCGCTTTGAGGATAGATGATACCTTCCGGTACCGGCTGGTAGGTCGCCGTGATTTTAAGCTGCGTAAGGTGCGAGTCGCCGCCCTGGGCTTGGCCATAGATGCGCGTGGCCACCGTATCGCCAGGCGTGGTGAGGCGGCGGTTGCCCGTAGTGAAGCGGCTGCTGGCCACAAAATCGACGCGGGGACCGGGGTTGAGTTCGGGCTGACATGCAGCCAACCCCAGCAGCGGATAGAACAGAAGATTCAGACGAAAGCGCATAGCAGCGTAAAGGTCGGAGATTTGAGGTTTCGGAGCGGAAAAGTTGTGGCTAGGCCACTGCCTACCGCCAAAAGTGGCCTAGCGTAGCGGTTTTGCCCCTTGGCGAGCCGCACGTGCAACCGAGCCGCCCACAATTCCTACCTTAACGCCTAAACCCCGCCGACATTTCACTCTTTGGTACATGAACTTTCGCTCTCTCGGACTGGCCCTCTTTCTAACCACGGCCAGCCCCGCTTTCCTGCCCGGCGCCGCGCCGGTGGCCTACGCTCAGCAAAAGCAGAACATCACCCTCGAAGACATCTGGCAGAAAGGCACGTTCCAGGCCCGCTCCGTGCCCGGTTTCAACTGGATGAAGGATGGCCGCTACTACTCCTCGCTGGATAACGGCAACCTCGTGCAGAACGATGTAACGACCGGCCAGCCCGTGCAAACCCTCGTGACAGGCTCCAATCTGAAGCTTGCGGGCCAAAGCCAGCCGCTGGAAGTAGATGGCTATAGCTTCAACGCCGACGAAACTAAAATCCTCTTCAGCACCGATACGGAGCCGATTTACCGCCGTAGTAGCAAGGCGTATTTCTTTGTGTATGACCGCGCTACCAAGCAGCTCACGCCCCTGAGCAAAACGGCCGGCAAGCAGCTCTACGCCACTTTCTCGCCCGATGGCAAGCGCGTAGCCTTCGTGCGCGACAACAACCTGTTTGTAGTAGACCTAGCCACCATGCAGGAAACGGCCGTGACAACGGATGGCGCGCTGAACAAGATCATCAACGGCGGCACCGACTGGGTGTATGAAGAGGAGTTTGAGTTTGCGCAAGGATTCCACTGGTCGCCGGACTCCAGGCAAGTGGCCTACTACACCTTCGATGAAACGGCGGTGCCCGAGTACAACATGCAGGAGTGGGGCGCGCTCTACCCCAAAGACTACCGCTACAAATACCCGAAAGCCGGCGAGAAAAACTCCATCGTCAGCATATCGGCCTATGACGTGGCCGCCGGTAAGTCTATGAAAATGGACGTAGGCTCCGAGCAGGACCAGTACATTCCGCGCATCCTCTGGACCCAGACGCCCAACCTGCTCAGCATCCGCCGGCTGAACCGCCTGCAGAACAAGCTGGAGATTTTGCACGCCGACGCCACCACCGGCAAAACCAAGGTCGTTCTGACGGACACGGATAAGGCTTACGTAGAAGTAAACGACGACCTGCGCTATCTGGAAGGCGGCAAGGAGTTCCTGTTCAGCAGCGAGAAAGACGGCTACCGCCACCTTTATCTATATGATATGAAGGGCAAGCCGGTGCGCCAGCTCACGAAAGGCAACTGGGAAATTACCAGCATCGATGGCTTTGATGAGAAGAAAGGTATCGTGTACTACACCAGCACCGAGGCCTCACCACTCCAGCGCCACCTCTACCGCATAGACCTGAAAGGCAAAGGCAAAACCCGCCTCAGTGAAGCGGGCCCCGGCAACGATGTGGTGAATATGAGCGCCGATACCCGTTACTTTCTCAACTACCACTCCCAGGCCGGCGAGCCGCAGGTGGTAAGCCTGCGCAACGGCCAGGACGGCAAGCTGGTGAAGGTATTGGAAGACAACGCCGCGCTTCGTCAAAAGCTGACGCAGTACAACCTAAGCAAGCTGGAGTTCATCAATTTCAAGACGGCAGAAGGAGTGGAGCTAAATGCCTCTGTGCTGAAGCCCGCCAACTTCGATGCCAGCAAGAAATACCCCGTCCTGATGTACGTGTATGGCGGCCCCGGCTCCCAGACCGTGAAAGACGACGCGGGCGGCGGCATTGCCTTCACCAACTACCTCTGGCACCAACTGCTGGCCGAGCAGGGCTACATTGTGGTGAGCGTGGATAACCGAGGCACCGGGGCGCGCGGCGCGGCGTTCAAGAAGAGCACCTACGCCAACTTAGGCAAGCTGGAAACCGAAGATCAGGCGGCCAGCGCCCGGTATCTGGCAACGCTGCCCTATGTGGATAAGTCGCGGATCGGTATCTGGGGCTGGAGCTTCGGGGGCTACATGACGGCGCTGGCCATGACCAAAAACGCCGATGTATTTAAGATGGGCATATCTGTAGCGCCCGTGACCAACTGGCGCTACTACGACACCGTGTACACGGAGCGGTTCTTGAAAACGCCCCAGCAAAACCCCCAGGGCTACGACGATAACTCGCCGGTGCAGCACGCCGATAAGCTGAAAGGTAAGCTTCTGCTGGTGCACGGCACTGGCGACGACAACGTGCATTTCCAGAACTCGGTGGCCTTCACCGACGCCATGATCAAGGCCAACAAAGACTACCAAACGCTGTATTACCCCAACCGCAACCACGGCATTTCTGGCGGTAATACGCGCCTGCACCTCTACCGCCAGATGACGGATTTCGTGCTGAAAAACCTGTAGGCCACTCCCCCTAGTGTAAATCGAGCAAAGGCTCCGGCAACTTCAGCCGGAGCCTATTTTGTACTGGATGATTAGGCGTCATTTCCTGCAGAGACTGGCCTAGCCAAGCTTCGGGCATGTGGCAACTGGCCTACGCAATAAGATTTTGTGGGTGAAGCCCAGTTATTTACCGAAAAACACAACCTTTAGCTAAATAAAAGACACCCTTCGCGCGTAGAGTCTGTTTATGCCGATTTTTAGACCCGTTTACCTGCTGGGAGTTCTTGCCGCTCTGGTAGCGAGCTGCCAACAGGAGAAGCCCAAACAAACCGAGCAACGAAGCCCTGCCCTGGCCGATTCGTTGGCTTTGGACTCAGGTGATATTCCCGTGGCTACCCCCATTCGGCGCGACTGGCATCGGCTGGAGAAACCTACCAACCCGAAGGCCCCGCTGGTGGTGTACCGCCGGGGCGTGATGCGGCCCGCGGCGTTCAATGCCGCCGCGCCGCCCATGGAGGCCCGTCTGCAGGACTTAACCCTAAAGGCCAGCGAATATTTCCAGATTGACCCCACCAAGCCCGCCGAAGTGCGCGGCCGTGAGGGCACCATCGTCCGGATTCCGGCAAAAGCCCTTCTTACTGCCCAACAGCGGCCGGCCACCGGAGCCGTGTGGGTCGAGCTGAAGGAGTGCTATTCTTTGGCTGACATGCTGCTGTCCAATCTGCTCACAGAAACGGCTACGGGTACACCGTTGGAGCTGGCCGGCGCCGTATTGGTGCGGGCCACCGCAGGCGGACAGCAGCTGGCGTTGGCTGCCGGCCAAGAAATGCAGGTTCAGCTGGTGAACAGTGCCACCCCGCCCCAGCTCTACTATGGTGCCACGGGCAGCACGGCTGCTCCGGTGCAGTGGGAAGCGGCCGAAGCGGCTACGGCTTCCGCCGAAAAAATATATACCACGACCGAGCAGATGCCCCAATACGGCGCCGGCCCCGCCGATATCAACCAGATGGTCCGCTACCCGAAAGAGGCGCTCAGCCGCCAGACCCAAGGCGTAGTGTTTGCCTCCTTTGTGGTAGATGAAACCGGCCATGTGGCCAGCCCCAAAATCATTCGAGGCATCGGTGACGGTTGCGACGAAGAAGTGCTGCGCGTTTTGCGCCAGACGTCGGGCCGCTGGAAGCCCGGCCTGCAGGAGGGCCAGCCCGTGAAAGTGCGCCTAACGCTGCCCATCCGGTTTGCTTTCCAGGAAGGCAGCGTTTCCGAGCTGGACCCCGCTTCCCTAGCCACGCAGGATATGCCCGATAATGCAGTGTCGGAGTCTGGAATCGAGGAAATGCCCAACGGAATATGGGTAAAGCGGCTGGGCTGGCTAGCTACTGGTAAGGAGTGGAGTGGTGTCACGACGGCGTACTATGTGCCATTCCCGATGGCCACGGAACAAACCTCCCTACGGCTCCTGGTGCCGGGCCACAAAGTAGTGCTGGCCGGCCTGCCACAAGCCGGCGGCTATCAGTTTCTGGCTGTGCCCGCCCGGGCCGGAGCTACGCTGCTAGGCCTACGCTACGAAAATGGCGCCCCTTTCTTGGCGCGCCAGGCCGTGCGCACCAGCGCCCCACCCGACACGCTCCGCTTCAACGAAACATCCTTATCCGACCTGGAAACGACCATGGAAAAGTTAGACTAAAACATAGATATTCAAATATTTATATGGGCTGGGCTTGGCGTAATTGTCAGTTGATGCAATTGTGTCAAGCGGATTATTCCGGAATTCTAGCAGGAAAAACAGGCAGGTAATAGAGTAAAAAGCTCTGTTCAGCGGGATACAATACAATGATGCGGGAAATCTGATAGGGAATAGCTAGATTTAGCTTCCCTACTTCTCTGAAGGCAGCCTAGTGCTGTCGCGCCTCTTTTTGTTCCCGAATGGCTTCACGTTTACTCCGGATAATTGTATTTGGGCTGGCTATGGTATGTGCCACGCAAGCCCGGGCACAGGTAAGCACCACGGCAAAGCCCAAGGCTCTGCCCGTAGCGGTCTACATCACGGCGCATCCCGATGACTGGCAGTTGTTTATGGGCGCCGACGCATGTGCCGATGTGCAGCGTCCGCGCAGCAAAACAGTATTTATCTGCCTGACCGGCGGCCAGGCAGATGTGCCAGGCGACGTCTATTGGAAAGGCCGGGAGGCGGGCTGCCAGGCGGCGGTGCGCAAAGCAGCCAACCTGCTTACTCCTACAATAGACCAAGCTCCCGCTCCTCAATCCATCGTGTTTAATAATCATGCCGTAACAATGGTACGGTACCGGGGAGGGGCAGTGGCGTATTTTCTGCGTCTGCCGGATGGTGGCCTAGACGGCAAAGGACAGGGGCGTGGGGCGTTTCAGAGTATGGCCATGCTACTCAAGCAGAATCGCAGTATGACGCCCCTAGATGGCAGCGCTACCTATACATCTTGGGATGACTTGGTAAAGACGGTACGATTGATCCTGAAAAAGGAAGTGTGCAACAACCCCGTGAACCTGCATACGCCGCAGCCAAATGAGCGCTACAACCCCGGCGACCATTCCGACCATCGGATGGCCGGGCGCCTGGCACTGGCTGCCACCAACCAGATAGAATGCCGCACAATGCTGTATATGGGCTATAACAGCCGCCTGCGCCCCTTCAACCTCAGCGCTGCCCAGAAGGCCAATCAGCAGGAGGTGTACCAGGCCTACAGCCAGACAATGGCTGGCCTAGGCCTGCCATCGGGGTGGGAGCCGTCGCATCTACAGTTTATCGGAAGGCAGTACTCGTACGTATGGCACCGGGATGGGCAGGTGTTTGATAACCAGCCCGAACCAGTACTGCAGGCAACCACCAACGATGTAGAAAACAAGGCACCTGTTGTTCAGGCGCTACCCAGCAGCCTGGAACTGGAGCCAAACTACCCCAATCCCTTTGGGCAATCTAGCCTGATGGCCTACCAACTACCCGCCACTGCTGCGGTTTGGCTGCGGGTGCTGGATACTCAGGGGCGTGAGGTATTGCGCCTGCTGAATGGGGAGCAGCAACAGGCAGGCCGGCACGAACAATGGCTCGATGTGAGTAACTTTCCGGCGGCAGGGCTATACATTGCTGAGCTGCGCGTGGGAGACCAGCGCCGCACGTGCCGAATGGAGATTATCCGCTGATTTTTTCTGAATGACTTTTTCGCTTCCGGCGTGGTTACGCCGGCCTTCCTTTACAGGGCTGCTGCTGGCGGCCCTGGTGCTGCAAACTCTCTTAATTTTTCGGGCATTCGGGCCGCTCCTTACGGAGCCTGGCCAGCACTTGCTCGTGACGGGGTACGACGGCCTAAAAAACTGTTTCACCTTCCAGGCCTATCTGCAACAGCCAGGGGCAGCGGGCTTTGCCTGGTTCGGGATGATGAACTACCCGTTCGGGGAGTACATCTTCTACACCGATAACACGCCCCTGCTGGCTGTACTAGTGCGGCTATGGTCGCGCTCTGTGCACGATGTGACGCCCTACGGCCTGGATATTTACCATGCACTGCTGCTGCTGGGGTTGCTGATAAGCACAGGCCTGCTGGTTTCTATTCTGCGCCGCTTGCTGCACTACTGGCTTTTGGTACTGGTATTTGCCGTAGTGCTGCCGTGGCTGAATCCGCAACTCGGCCGACTGGTATTTGGCCATTTGAACCTGTCGTACAGTTTCGTGATCCTGCTGGCTATCTGGGGGATGATGCACCTCTACGACAGGGTGCAGGCCAACCAGCCCATAGGCCGGTTCGTGGCCGGCCTGATAGCCGCTTTTACCCTTATTGCTTTCCTGCACCTCTACTATCTGCCGCTGCTAGGCCTGTTTACGGCTGCTTTTTTTGGGGCCTGGCTTCTACCAAAAGGACGCTGGCGTCAGCAGCCTAAACTACTCCTGCTGGGAGCCGCCCTGTCTGTCCTGCCGCTGCTCATCAGCTTGGCCATCATCCGCAGTATCGACGCGTTCTATAAGCTCCGCCTCGCCGATCCGACGGGCTTTAACTACCCTGCCTGGAAATTGCAGGTTTCGGCATTGGTGCAACGCTATTCCTACGAAACCACCCGCTTCATCATTGAGCCGGTTACCCCCGTTTCGCAGGAGTCGCAGGCGTATTTGGGGGCATTTGCGCTGTTTGGCCTCACGGCAGCCTTTGTAGCCTGGCTGGCGGAACGGCCGGCTACTCAACGCTGGTGGGCCGCCTGGGGCCTCACACCGGAAAGGCGGTTTTTGGGGTTGCTCGGGGTGGCCGCTTTGGTAGGTCTGTTGGGCTCCGTGGGCACCGTGTATGACATCGGTGACTTTCATATCACCAACTATCTGAGCCCATTCTACTATCTGCGGAAGCTCACCGATAACGCCTCCCACTTCCGGACGGTAGCGCGCTTCAGCTGGCCCTTTTTCTGGTTCGTGAACCTGTTTGTGCTCGTTGGCCTCGATAACTGGCTGCGCCATGGGCGCTCAGGCTTTCGTTGGGTATTGGCAGCAGCGCTGGTCTTACTGGCCTACATTGATACCCGCGACACCATCAAATTCTACCGGCATAGCCTGCAGCCCAACACCCTCACCAACAAAGACTTTCAGGCCGAGGTGAATCCGCTGGTAGGCAGCATACGGCCCGAAACATACCAGGCTATTTTGCCGGTACCTTTCTTCCACGTTGGCAGCGAAGACATGGACCTAACCCTGGACGATGACGACGCGCACTCCCGGCACAGCTACCAGCTGGCCCTGCGCACCAATCTGCCCCTAATGGCTACCAAGCTTTCGCGCACGCCCCCTGTGCATGCCCGTCTGTTGCGCACCATCTTCGACCCCGCCGGCTCGGCTCCGGAGCTGCGCAAGCAGCTGGTGGCCAACGGAAAGCCCATCCTG
The Hymenobacter gelipurpurascens DNA segment above includes these coding regions:
- a CDS encoding S9 family peptidase; this translates as MNFRSLGLALFLTTASPAFLPGAAPVAYAQQKQNITLEDIWQKGTFQARSVPGFNWMKDGRYYSSLDNGNLVQNDVTTGQPVQTLVTGSNLKLAGQSQPLEVDGYSFNADETKILFSTDTEPIYRRSSKAYFFVYDRATKQLTPLSKTAGKQLYATFSPDGKRVAFVRDNNLFVVDLATMQETAVTTDGALNKIINGGTDWVYEEEFEFAQGFHWSPDSRQVAYYTFDETAVPEYNMQEWGALYPKDYRYKYPKAGEKNSIVSISAYDVAAGKSMKMDVGSEQDQYIPRILWTQTPNLLSIRRLNRLQNKLEILHADATTGKTKVVLTDTDKAYVEVNDDLRYLEGGKEFLFSSEKDGYRHLYLYDMKGKPVRQLTKGNWEITSIDGFDEKKGIVYYTSTEASPLQRHLYRIDLKGKGKTRLSEAGPGNDVVNMSADTRYFLNYHSQAGEPQVVSLRNGQDGKLVKVLEDNAALRQKLTQYNLSKLEFINFKTAEGVELNASVLKPANFDASKKYPVLMYVYGGPGSQTVKDDAGGGIAFTNYLWHQLLAEQGYIVVSVDNRGTGARGAAFKKSTYANLGKLETEDQAASARYLATLPYVDKSRIGIWGWSFGGYMTALAMTKNADVFKMGISVAPVTNWRYYDTVYTERFLKTPQQNPQGYDDNSPVQHADKLKGKLLLVHGTGDDNVHFQNSVAFTDAMIKANKDYQTLYYPNRNHGISGGNTRLHLYRQMTDFVLKNL
- a CDS encoding energy transducer TonB encodes the protein MPIFRPVYLLGVLAALVASCQQEKPKQTEQRSPALADSLALDSGDIPVATPIRRDWHRLEKPTNPKAPLVVYRRGVMRPAAFNAAAPPMEARLQDLTLKASEYFQIDPTKPAEVRGREGTIVRIPAKALLTAQQRPATGAVWVELKECYSLADMLLSNLLTETATGTPLELAGAVLVRATAGGQQLALAAGQEMQVQLVNSATPPQLYYGATGSTAAPVQWEAAEAATASAEKIYTTTEQMPQYGAGPADINQMVRYPKEALSRQTQGVVFASFVVDETGHVASPKIIRGIGDGCDEEVLRVLRQTSGRWKPGLQEGQPVKVRLTLPIRFAFQEGSVSELDPASLATQDMPDNAVSESGIEEMPNGIWVKRLGWLATGKEWSGVTTAYYVPFPMATEQTSLRLLVPGHKVVLAGLPQAGGYQFLAVPARAGATLLGLRYENGAPFLARQAVRTSAPPDTLRFNETSLSDLETTMEKLD
- a CDS encoding PIG-L family deacetylase encodes the protein MASRLLRIIVFGLAMVCATQARAQVSTTAKPKALPVAVYITAHPDDWQLFMGADACADVQRPRSKTVFICLTGGQADVPGDVYWKGREAGCQAAVRKAANLLTPTIDQAPAPQSIVFNNHAVTMVRYRGGAVAYFLRLPDGGLDGKGQGRGAFQSMAMLLKQNRSMTPLDGSATYTSWDDLVKTVRLILKKEVCNNPVNLHTPQPNERYNPGDHSDHRMAGRLALAATNQIECRTMLYMGYNSRLRPFNLSAAQKANQQEVYQAYSQTMAGLGLPSGWEPSHLQFIGRQYSYVWHRDGQVFDNQPEPVLQATTNDVENKAPVVQALPSSLELEPNYPNPFGQSSLMAYQLPATAAVWLRVLDTQGREVLRLLNGEQQQAGRHEQWLDVSNFPAAGLYIAELRVGDQRRTCRMEIIR